The sequence AGCGCGTCCCGCTCCGCGAGGTGCGCGAGCTCCTGCTGGACGCGGTGCAGGTCGGTGATGTCGCGCGAGGTGCCCAGCACCCGGGCCGGGGTGCCGGCGTCGTCGGTGATGACCTCCCCGAAGCACTCGAAGACCCGCTCGCCCTGGCCGAACCGGTCGCGCAGCCGGTGCAGGTAGGTGAAGGTACCGGGCGTCCGGATCGCGGCCGCGACCGCGGACCGGATCGTGCGCATGTCCAGGGGCGGCAGCAGCTGCTCGATCTGGTCCAGGTCCATCTCGTCGCCGCCGCGGAAGCCCAGCAGCTTCAGCTGGTTGCGGGAGAAGCTGACCGAGCCGGCGATCAGGTCCCACTCCCAGGTGCCCGTGCGGGTGAGCTCCTCGATGCGGTCGAGACGGTCCGGGCCGGACAGCAGCAGCAGCGCGGCCCCGCTCGCGCTCGGGTTCAGCATGACCTGCTGGCCGGCCTCGGCGGCGGCTGGCGCCGAGTCGGGCTCGGCCTCACCGGGCGGCAGGACGGACGGACGCGGGACGACCGGCCGGGCCATCATGACCGTGTCGTCGGTGACCGGCGTGCCCCAGGCCGCCTGGTCCCATTCGGGCGTGCCGCGCCACGCCTCGTCGCCGCCGCCCGCCGGGGCGGCCCAGCCGGCGGCGGTGACCGCGACAGCGGGGTAGGCGTCGGTGACGTCGAAGACCTCGTAGAGCACCAGGCCGTCGGCCCAGCCGTCGCCGGGCGGGGTGAGCCGCTGGCAGCGCAGCCGTAGCCGGCGCTCGGCGCCGTCCGGCCCGATCCACGGAACGTCGACCGGACCAGCGCCGACGACCAGCCCGGACAGCGGCAGCCGCGCCTCGGCGACGGCCCGGCGCGCCAGCGCACGGGACGACTCGGGCAGCGGGTCACCCAGCCGCTCGGCGAACCGGTCGTCGGCCCGGCTGTTGCCCGCCCCGCCCGGGGTCGCGTCCGGGTCTCCCGCGGACACGCTCAGGCCGGTGGCCGCGGCGGCCGGCCGCGGGCCGGGGTTCACGGCGGCCACATCCGGGCCGGCCTTCGCTGCGGCCAGGTCCGGGCTCGGGTCTCCAGCGGCCGGGCCCGGCCCGGGCTCCCCGGCCGACACGCTCAGGCCGGTGTTCTTGGCCGGGTTCGGGCCGGTGCGTTCGCCGTCCGCGACGGCCGGTTCGCGGCCCGCCGGCGCGAGCCCGACGACCCCCGCGAGCGCCGCGTTGACCCAGACGACCCGGCCCTCGGTGTTCACCAGTAGCAGGCCCGCCGAGACGGCGTCGGCCACCAGCCCTGTCACCCCGGCGACCAACGCACCTCCCACGCAGCTGTCGGCCTGGGTCGTGCCGGGCGCCCTGCTGGATCGGCGAAGGCCGATCTGGTGGGTCGCGTCGGCGCTGGCCAGGCCCTCCGCTGCGCAGTCTAGCGGCAGTCGTCCGAGTACATTCCGTTAGGGGTTCCGGACCCTGCGGAACAGGCCGCCTGCCAGGGAGTCTCGCGTCCCCTAGTCGCCCGAGCCGTGCTCGTGGATCTGCTCGGCCAGGTACTGCGGCGCACCGAGCTGGCGGATCAGCTCCAGCTGGGCCTCCAGCCAGTCGATGTGCTCCTCCTCCTCGGAGATCAGCCACTCGAGGAGGGTGGCGGAGCCGAAGTCCGACTTGCTCCGGCTCAGGGTCACGCCCTTGCGCAGGGTCTCGACGTTCTCCAGCTCGCGGGCGTAGTCGAGCTCCAGCATCTCGGGCACGTTCTCGCCGGTGCGCAGCGGGTGCAGCCGCTGCAGGTTGGGGTGGCCGTCGAGGTAAAGAATCCGATGAATGATCTTGTCGGCGT is a genomic window of Pseudofrankia inefficax containing:
- the bfr gene encoding bacterioferritin, coding for MVRGDDEVVEILNAVLTNELTAINQYFLHYRIQEHWGFHGLGHHYRDESIDEMKHADKIIHRILYLDGHPNLQRLHPLRTGENVPEMLELDYARELENVETLRKGVTLSRSKSDFGSATLLEWLISEEEEHIDWLEAQLELIRQLGAPQYLAEQIHEHGSGD